GTGAAGGTGTCCTCATCTGTGGGTGTGTCAGTGGAGTAGTCAGTGGAGTAGTTGATGTAGGAGATGCCGGGCACGGGTAGACCGGATGCCGTCGGCGACGGCGGGACGAATCGCGTCATCGGCTTGGTCGGCCAGGGATTCGAGTTCGTCGACGAAGCTGCCCAGGAGTTCCGCGTCGAGCAGGGCGGCAGCCATGGTGGCGGCATCTTTCAGGGGGCAATTCTGGGGTCGTTCTGCGCCCGGGGATCGTTCTGGAACTCGCGTAGCCGGCGGTTCAGAAGCTCCGCCGCGGTGGCCGGCCAGTCGACGTTCTCGGCCAACGCTCGGAGCTGGGCGAGGTCGCTCAATTCCGGGAGCAGCCGGCCCAGGTCGGCGGCCGTGAGCCCCAGGTTGAAGTCGAGGCCTTCCTTGCCCGTGACGATGCCCGCCAGGTCAATCATCAGATCGACATCACCGTGGTTGCGTGCCATGGTCCACAGCGCCCATTTCAACCTCGGATCGCGCCGGGCCAGGTCCGCCACGTTCTCCCCGAATAAGTCCCGAAGCTGGTGCGGGTGCACGATTTCCAGATGGCGAGCCAGCGCGGTGAGGTCACCGTGCGCGTAATCCTTCTTGAGAAGTTCGACGGCCCGGTCGTTCTCCGGCGTCCCCGGTATTCGCCGAAGGAGAGAATCGGCCATCTTGCGGACCTTCTCCGAACGATCCTCGCGGAAGACGTCGAGCCCGGTGGCGTCGGAACTTCCCTGGTAGGCACCCAGCAGGCCCTCCCTGGCCACCGCAGAACCCTGCGCGGCGATCTCGGGGAGCAGGGACTGCGCCCATTCCGGATGCGCTGCCCGGTGCGCGGTGAGCAGGTCACGTTTGTACTGCCACGACGAAGCCCGTTCCCAGCGCGCAGCAAGAGCAGCTGCATCGAACTCTTCGGGGAGAGAAAGGTGGTCGCGCCAGTCCTTGTGCTGCTCGAGAACTGCCTTGCCACGCCCACCGAGTACCCGGGCCAAGGGAGGGCGGATCACGTCTGCGACCGAGACGGATCGGGTAGCGCTCTGCGCCCGTAGATAGGACAGGGTCCGGGTGATCAACCGATGGGGAAGCCGCTGGCCAGCGTCGGCCAGGTCCCTGATTGCCCCGGCAACGACCCACCTCAGATCAAGACGCAGAGCCAGATCAAACTGTTCCGCCCACTCGGGGCTCGCCTCGGGTTCAGGGTCGGACGCGAGGCTCAGGGGGCGCGGGGAGAGCTGCCTATCGACGACCGCCCCTCCCAGTTCCCCGGCCTGGGCGGCGACATGCACTGCCGTCCAGAGGTCATTGGCGCCGGCGGGTCGATCAAGATCGGTGTCCAGCAACCCGCTCAGATAGGGCAGCGGGGCTGGGGCCCGGTCGTGTCCCATGATGAGGGTCGGCACCAAGGGTTTCATGGCGGTCAGGCCTCCGTCCGGTAGAAGGGGGCGAAGCCCGTCGTGGACCATTCTCCCCACCAGCAGGCCGATTCCCCGCCGCTGAGCAGATACTCGTTCCACAGGTAATCGTCCGGGCCGGTGACGGTGAGGACCGCCTCCTCGGTGATGAGATACCACTCACCCTCGGCGTGCAGCATCGATCCCGTGAGGAGAACCGGTGCGTAGCCCGCCCACGGATCCCGGGCGCGGACGGCGCTGAACCTCTCCATGGCCGCGGCCACCGTGTGTGGTCCCGGCGGCGTGTCCACCGCGCGCAGGCTCGTGGAGTCGCGGACGGTTCCTGTCGCGGCGCGAAGTTCGGCGGAGCCGGGGTAGAGGTGGAGATCCGCGTCGATAAGCGTGTCCGTGAGCAGGGGGTTGTCGCCGTCGTACTGGTGCACGGCGACCAGGCGTCCGGTGGTCGTGCCGTAGGTCCAGATGCGACGTGCCTGGACGGGACGCCCGGAGGTGGCCTCCTGCTGTTCCACCACGCCGAGCACCGCCCATGAGTCTCCGATTGCGCCGGACGTGGTGACCTCGGCGCTTCGGCGTGTGAACCCGAGGTGGTTGCGCACCGCGTCGTTGAGCTCGGAAGGGAGGCTCCCGCGCGCCTCCCAGGCCCGGGCCAGCGAATGCAGCTGGGCCAGGCGCGCGGAGAGCCGCTCCACCCAGTCGGGCCGTCGGGCGGCGAGGATAGATCCACACTCGTCGAGGCCACGAGCGAGGCCGGGGGCCTGGGCGTCGACCATGTGCCGGGAGAGATCAGGGAAGGGCCCGTAGCCGGAGCAGTCAAGGGCGCGCAGGCCGGAATGGAAGGTGTCATCCAGCCACAGGAAAAGCTCGGCGACGCCGTCATCTACCCGGGCTTCTCGTTCTGCCAGTCTCTTCGCGGCCTGCTCGCGCTGCTCCGGGGTCTGTGGGGTGTCCTTCTGCGCGGAACGGGCGGTGGGGGACTTGCTCACCCACTCGGCCACGGCCTCTGGGGGCGGGGCTTCGGTGGCTTTGTCGTCGACCCACAGCAGGAGCAGCGCCAGAACGTGTTTACAGGGAAACTTCCGGGACGGGCAGGAGCACTTGTAACGGACCTCGGCGGTGTCCACCGACACCTCGTAGGGTTTGGAGCCACTGCCCTGGAAGGAGCTCCACACGGATACCCCGTCGGTTCCCACGGGAGACCAGGACTTCAGGCTGGCGGGGGAGACCAGCTTCTGGGCGGCCTTCCACGATGAGGCGTCGGGCGCCAGCTCCTCTACACGGGATGCTGTCCACGTCGTAGTCACGCACTTGAGACTAGCGAAGCTCCCCCGAATAGAGGTTGAATCGCCCCGGCCGGGTGAACCCGGTGAGCGCCAACCCGAACTCCCTGGCCAGCTCCACCGCCAGCGAGGAGGCCGCGGATACGGCGATCAGCCCGGAGAATCCGGCCATCACGGCCTTCTGCACCAGCTCGAAGGAGGCGCGTGAGCTCATCACCAGCAGCATCTCCTCGGCGGGCAGCATGCCCGACATGAGCAGGTTGCCGACCACCTTGTCCGCCGCATTGTGCCGTCCGATGTCCTCGCGCACGACGATAGCCTCGCCGTCGAGCGTGAAGGCGCCCGCCGCGTGCACCCCGCCGGTGCGGGTGAACTGCTTCTGGTGCTCGCGCAGCCGGTCGGGGAGCGTGACCACCACCTCGGGGTTGAGGGCGACCGGGGTGATGGGGTGGCTGCTCTTGCGCATGATCTGATCGATCGACGTCGACCCGCACACCCCGCACGCCGAGGACGTGGTGGTGAGCCGGATGTTCTCCAGGCCGGGCGCGCGCACGCTGGACAGCAGATCCAGCTCCAGCACGTTGTAGGTGTTCCGCCCGTCGGGCCCCGTGGCTCCGGCGCAGTAGCGTGCCTCGGTGACCTGCGTCGCCGAGGTGATCAGGCCCTCGCCGTGGAGGAATCCGTGGGCGAGTTCAATGTCGTGTCCGGGCGTGCGCATGGTCGTGGTCAGCGTGGGCCCGCCCACGCGGATCTCCAGCGGCTCCTCGGCGATGACGTTGTCGCCGCGCGTGTCGGTGCTCACGCGTCCGCCGTCGACGGTGACCTTGGTGACCCGCACGCTGGGGGTTATCCGGCTCATGGGTTGTCACTCTCCGCGATTCGGTCCAGCAGGGCGTCGATACGCTTCTCGACGTCCCTGACCACCTGATCCGTCTCACCCCGGCCCTCCGCGGCCAGCCCGACGAGGAAGGCCGTCAGCGGCGCCGCGGGGCGGGAGCGGCCGTGGGCTACCTCGCGGGTGAGTCCCAGGAGTGGCCCGGCCAGGCGCCGCACCAGCTGCTCGTCGAGGTCGAACTCGCGGGCGACCGAAGTCAGCCACTGGTGGGCCGTCTCCATTTCGCGGGGATCGTCGGTGGCCATTACTTCTCCGTCGCCAGCCATGCGGCCGCCGCCACCACGGCGCCCTCGAGGCCGCGGTCGAGCGTGGGCTGCAGGTCCGGGGCGAAACCGGGGTTGTGGTTGCCGGGCGCGTTCTCCCGGTCTGCGAAACCGCCGAGGCCCCAGTAGGTGTACGGGACGCCGAGCTCATCGGGGATGACGGAGAAGTCCTCGGAGGCGGGAACCTGGGCGAGGTCGGTGACGCAGTCCGCCCCGAAGTAGTCCTCGAAGGCCGCGCGCACGGCGAGGGTGGGTTCCTCGTCGTTGTCGGTGAGCGGGTAGCGGTCGTAGTAGGTGAACTCGGGTTCCTTCGGGCAGCGGGCGGCGTCGCACTCCGCGCGGATGATGCGTTCGATGGCCTCGTGCAGGTGCTCGGAGACGTCCGCGTCGAAAGCGCGGGTATTGATGAGCAGCTCCGCCGTGGACGGGATGACGTTGGACTTGGAGCCGGACCTGATGGAGCCGACCGTGACCACGGCCGTCTCGCCCGGGGCGATCTCGCGGGAGACGATGGACTGCAGCCGCACGACGATCGAGGAGGCGAGCACCACCGGGTCCACGCCCAGGTGCGGCATCGACCCGTGGCTGCCGTTGCCGTGCAGCACCACGCGGATCGACGCGGCGGTGCTCAGCGTCGGCCCGACACGGGTGCCTAGCACGCCGCCGGGCAGGCTCGCCAGCACGTGCTGGCCCAGATAGACGTCCGGTTTCGGCATGAGCGTATCGACACCCTTGTCCACCATGTCGCGGGCGCCCTCGGCCGTCTCCTCGGCGGGCTGGAAGACCCCGACGTAGGTGCCGGACCAGGCATCGCGGTGGGAGGAGAAGGCCTGCAGGGCACCGAGGAGGTTCATGATGTGGAAGTCGTGGCCGCAGGTATGGGAGACGGGGGACTGCTCGCCCGAGCGTGGGTCGGTCTGGGTCGCCGTGGAGGAGTAGTCCTTGCCGGAATCCTCCCGGATGGGCAGGCCGTCGATGTCGGCGCGCATGGCCACCACCGGGCCCTCCCCGTTCTCGATGACCGCCACCAGGCCGGTGTCCCCGACGGCGGTGACGTCGATGCCGGCGTCGACAAGCTCTTTTCTGATGCGTGCGCTGGTCTCGTGCTCCTGCAGGGACAGTTCCGGGTTGCGGTGAAAGTGCCGGTAGAGCTCTTCCCGGGATTCGCGGGAGGCGTCGAGGCCGCTGAGGATCGCCCGGACGGACTGGTGACTGATGCTCATGGGCAACTCCTTGGGTGACGATGAATGGGCACCATCGTAGGAGCGCCGGGCAGATTTGGGGTTTCGCGAGGTCATGACGTAACGTAGCCGGTCGGACTTGTGCCCGTTATACGGGCATGCCCTACGTCCGATCCAAGAATTTCACAACCAACTTTGTTGTAGGCCCCCCGCCATTGATAGCGGACCGGGTGGTGAGTGGGCAGCGAGCGCCCCGGGTTACTGAACCCGGGGAGCGTGAAGTGGCCCCCGAGAAGCACCCGGAGAACGTTGAGGTGGGAATGGGAACCGCAGCGAGAAAGGCAAGGGTCATCCAATGACCATGACAGATCCTATCGCCGACATGCTGGCGCGAGTTCGCAACGCGAACCATGCGCACCATGATGTCGTCGCGATGCCGTCCTCGAAGATCAAGGCGAACATCGCCGAGATCCTCAAGCAGGAGGGCTACATTGCTGATTACAAGGTCGAGGACGCCAAGGTCGGTAAGACCCTGACCCTCGAGCTCAAGTACGGCCCGTCCCGTGAGACCTCGATCGCCGGCCTGCGCCGCGTGTCGAAGCCGGGCCTGCGCGTGTACACCAAGACCACGAACATCCCCGAGGTGCTCGGCGGACTTGGCATCGCCATCATTTCCACGTCGCAGGGCCTGCTGACTGATCGTCAGGCCAACGAGAAAGGCGTAGGCGGAGAAGTCCTCGCCTACGTCTGGTAAGGGAGGAAGCTAACCATGTCTCGAGTTGGTAAAGCACCAATCGCTCTCCCCAAGGGCGTCGAAACCAAGATCGACGGCAGCTCCATCGAGATCAAGGGCCCTAAGGGCACCCTGTCCGTCGATCTGCCGGAGCCGATCACCGTCGCAGTCGAGGAAGACGAGATCATCGTCTCCCGTCCCGATGACCACCGCAAGAGCCGCGCACTGCACGGCCTCTCGCGCTCCCTGGTGAACAACCTCGTCGTGGGTGTCACCGAGGGCTACGTCATCAAGATGGAAATCTTCGGCGTCGGTTACCGCGTCCAGGCCAAGGGCAAGAACCTCGAGTTCGCCCTCGGCTACTCCCACCCGATCCTCATTGAGGCTCCGGAAGGGATCACCTTCGCTGTTGACGGCAACACGAAGTTCTCGATTTCGGGTATTGACAAGCAGCAGGTCGGCCAGATCGCAGCGAACATCCGTCGCCTCCGTAAGGACGATCCTTACAAGGGCAAGGGTATTCGCTACGAGGGTGAGCAGATCCGCCGCAAGGTCGGAAAGACGGGTAAGTAAACCATGAGCAACACTGCAGAGAACACCAACCGCAAGCCGGTCGGCAAGGACATCTCCTCCCGCCGCCGCGAAGCGCGCGCACGCCGCCACTTCCGCATCCGCAAGACCCTGCGTGGCACTGCACAGCAGCCGCGCCTGGTCGTCCACCGCTCCTCGCGCCACATGCACGTCCAGGTCATCGACGACCTGGCCGGCCACACGCTGGTCGCCGCCTCCACCATGGAGCCGGACGTGCGCACGCTCGAAGGCGACAAGAAGGCCAAGGGTGCCAAGGTCGGTCAGCTCATCGCTGAGCGTGCCAAGGCAGCCGGCATCGAGTCCGTCGTCTTCGACCGCGCAGGCTACAAGTACCACGGCCGCGTCGCAGCTCTCGCTGAGGCAGCCCGTGAAGGTGGTCTGAAGTTCTAATGACCACTATCAACACCATCAACGGAAGGATTGCGTAATGCCGGGACGTGAACGGCGTGACGGCGGAGCTTCCGCCGGCGACCAGAACAAGAACAACTCGAACTCCAGCAACAACCGCGGCGAGCAGGGCGGCCGCGGCGATCAGGGTGGACGCGGCCGAGGCCGTGGACGCGACGATCGTCGTCAGCAGGACACCGAGAAGGACAAGTACATCGAGCGCGTGGTCACCATCAACCGCGTCGCCAAGACCGTCAAGGGCGGTCGCCGCATGAGCTTCACCGCTCTCGTCATCGTCGGCGACGGCCAGGGCATGGTCGGTGTCGGCTACGGCAAGGCCCGCGAGGTCCCCGCTGCCATCCAGAAGGGCTCCGAAGAGGCTCGCAAGAACTTCTTCCGCGTCCCGATGATCGGCGGCACCATCACCCACCCGGTCCAGGGTGAAGCTGCGGCTGGCGTCGTCATGCTTCGTCCGGCTGCACCGGGTACCGGCGTCATCGCCGGCGGCGCAGTCCGCCCGGTGCTTGAGTGCGCAGGCGTCCAGGACGTCCTGTCGAAGTCCCTGGGCTCCGACAACGCCATCAACGTCGTGCATGCGACCGTCGCCGGTCTGAAGCAGCTGGTCCGCCCCGAAGAGGTCGCTGCCCGTCGCGGCAAGACCGTCGAAGAGGTCGCACCGGCTCGTATGCTGCGCGCACGCGCAGGTCAGGAGGCCTAACCCATGGCACTGAAAGTTACTCAGATCAAGGGTCTGGTTGGCGCCAACGCCAAGCAGAAAGCCAACATGGAGTCGCTGGGTCTTCGTCGGATCCGCCACTCCGTGGTCAAGCAGGATACCGAGGCCACCCGCGGCATGATCAACATCGTGCGCCACCTGGTCACGGTTGAAGAAGTTGCAGGGGAGTAGGTAAACCATGAGCGAAATCATCAAGCTCCACGATCTGCGCCCGGCCAAGGGCGCCAACAAGGCCAAGCGCCGTGTCGGTCGCGGTGAAGGCGGCAAGCGCGGTAAGACCGCCGGTCGCGGTACCAAGGGAACCGGCGCTCGTCGCCAGGTCTCCGCCGCGTTCGAGGGTGGCCAGATGCCGCTTCACATGCGTCTGCCGAAGCTCAAGGGCTTCAAGAACCCGAACCGTGTCGTCTTCCAGGTCGTCAACGTCCAGGACCTCAACGAGGCATTCCCCAACGGTGGCGACGTCACCGTGAAGGATCTCGTTTCGGCCGGACTTGTCCGCCCGAAGCAGCCCGTCAAGGTGCTGGGTACCGGCGACCTCACCGTCAAGGTGAACGTCACCGCCACCAAGTTCTCCAAGTCTGCGGTCGAGAAGATCGAGGCTGCCGGAGGCGCCGTCACCCAGGCCTAAGCCTGCGTTGACCTGCACGTCCCCCGTTCCTCCCCGTTCAGCGCCACCTGGTGGCGTAGGGGAGGGCGGGGGACTTGTCGTTGTCCGTACCGGGGTGACGCCGGTCCTCTGGCGGGCTGGTAGGGTAGTCCCGTCTAATCGTTGTGCCGTTTCTGTGCTGCCGTAAATCGGCGGGCGAAACGCGCCTGAGAAATTATCAACCCAGTCCGTGAACGACGTCGTTCGTTTGTGGCCGGGCCAGGAGG
This sequence is a window from Corynebacterium doosanense CAU 212 = DSM 45436. Protein-coding genes within it:
- a CDS encoding DUF5691 domain-containing protein; amino-acid sequence: MKPLVPTLIMGHDRAPAPLPYLSGLLDTDLDRPAGANDLWTAVHVAAQAGELGGAVVDRQLSPRPLSLASDPEPEASPEWAEQFDLALRLDLRWVVAGAIRDLADAGQRLPHRLITRTLSYLRAQSATRSVSVADVIRPPLARVLGGRGKAVLEQHKDWRDHLSLPEEFDAAALAARWERASSWQYKRDLLTAHRAAHPEWAQSLLPEIAAQGSAVAREGLLGAYQGSSDATGLDVFREDRSEKVRKMADSLLRRIPGTPENDRAVELLKKDYAHGDLTALARHLEIVHPHQLRDLFGENVADLARRDPRLKWALWTMARNHGDVDLMIDLAGIVTGKEGLDFNLGLTAADLGRLLPELSDLAQLRALAENVDWPATAAELLNRRLREFQNDPRAQNDPRIAP
- a CDS encoding SWIM zinc finger family protein, yielding MTTTWTASRVEELAPDASSWKAAQKLVSPASLKSWSPVGTDGVSVWSSFQGSGSKPYEVSVDTAEVRYKCSCPSRKFPCKHVLALLLLWVDDKATEAPPPEAVAEWVSKSPTARSAQKDTPQTPEQREQAAKRLAEREARVDDGVAELFLWLDDTFHSGLRALDCSGYGPFPDLSRHMVDAQAPGLARGLDECGSILAARRPDWVERLSARLAQLHSLARAWEARGSLPSELNDAVRNHLGFTRRSAEVTTSGAIGDSWAVLGVVEQQEATSGRPVQARRIWTYGTTTGRLVAVHQYDGDNPLLTDTLIDADLHLYPGSAELRAATGTVRDSTSLRAVDTPPGPHTVAAAMERFSAVRARDPWAGYAPVLLTGSMLHAEGEWYLITEEAVLTVTGPDDYLWNEYLLSGGESACWWGEWSTTGFAPFYRTEA
- the fdhD gene encoding formate dehydrogenase accessory sulfurtransferase FdhD; this encodes MSRITPSVRVTKVTVDGGRVSTDTRGDNVIAEEPLEIRVGGPTLTTTMRTPGHDIELAHGFLHGEGLITSATQVTEARYCAGATGPDGRNTYNVLELDLLSSVRAPGLENIRLTTTSSACGVCGSTSIDQIMRKSSHPITPVALNPEVVVTLPDRLREHQKQFTRTGGVHAAGAFTLDGEAIVVREDIGRHNAADKVVGNLLMSGMLPAEEMLLVMSSRASFELVQKAVMAGFSGLIAVSAASSLAVELAREFGLALTGFTRPGRFNLYSGELR
- a CDS encoding DUF6457 domain-containing protein, yielding MAGDGEVMATDDPREMETAHQWLTSVAREFDLDEQLVRRLAGPLLGLTREVAHGRSRPAAPLTAFLVGLAAEGRGETDQVVRDVEKRIDALLDRIAESDNP
- a CDS encoding amidohydrolase, yielding MSISHQSVRAILSGLDASRESREELYRHFHRNPELSLQEHETSARIRKELVDAGIDVTAVGDTGLVAVIENGEGPVVAMRADIDGLPIREDSGKDYSSTATQTDPRSGEQSPVSHTCGHDFHIMNLLGALQAFSSHRDAWSGTYVGVFQPAEETAEGARDMVDKGVDTLMPKPDVYLGQHVLASLPGGVLGTRVGPTLSTAASIRVVLHGNGSHGSMPHLGVDPVVLASSIVVRLQSIVSREIAPGETAVVTVGSIRSGSKSNVIPSTAELLINTRAFDADVSEHLHEAIERIIRAECDAARCPKEPEFTYYDRYPLTDNDEEPTLAVRAAFEDYFGADCVTDLAQVPASEDFSVIPDELGVPYTYWGLGGFADRENAPGNHNPGFAPDLQPTLDRGLEGAVVAAAAWLATEK
- the rpsH gene encoding 30S ribosomal protein S8, which encodes MTMTDPIADMLARVRNANHAHHDVVAMPSSKIKANIAEILKQEGYIADYKVEDAKVGKTLTLELKYGPSRETSIAGLRRVSKPGLRVYTKTTNIPEVLGGLGIAIISTSQGLLTDRQANEKGVGGEVLAYVW
- the rplF gene encoding 50S ribosomal protein L6 — protein: MSRVGKAPIALPKGVETKIDGSSIEIKGPKGTLSVDLPEPITVAVEEDEIIVSRPDDHRKSRALHGLSRSLVNNLVVGVTEGYVIKMEIFGVGYRVQAKGKNLEFALGYSHPILIEAPEGITFAVDGNTKFSISGIDKQQVGQIAANIRRLRKDDPYKGKGIRYEGEQIRRKVGKTGK
- the rplR gene encoding 50S ribosomal protein L18 → MSNTAENTNRKPVGKDISSRRREARARRHFRIRKTLRGTAQQPRLVVHRSSRHMHVQVIDDLAGHTLVAASTMEPDVRTLEGDKKAKGAKVGQLIAERAKAAGIESVVFDRAGYKYHGRVAALAEAAREGGLKF
- the rpsE gene encoding 30S ribosomal protein S5; this translates as MPGRERRDGGASAGDQNKNNSNSSNNRGEQGGRGDQGGRGRGRGRDDRRQQDTEKDKYIERVVTINRVAKTVKGGRRMSFTALVIVGDGQGMVGVGYGKAREVPAAIQKGSEEARKNFFRVPMIGGTITHPVQGEAAAGVVMLRPAAPGTGVIAGGAVRPVLECAGVQDVLSKSLGSDNAINVVHATVAGLKQLVRPEEVAARRGKTVEEVAPARMLRARAGQEA
- the rpmD gene encoding 50S ribosomal protein L30, with product MALKVTQIKGLVGANAKQKANMESLGLRRIRHSVVKQDTEATRGMINIVRHLVTVEEVAGE
- the rplO gene encoding 50S ribosomal protein L15, which produces MSEIIKLHDLRPAKGANKAKRRVGRGEGGKRGKTAGRGTKGTGARRQVSAAFEGGQMPLHMRLPKLKGFKNPNRVVFQVVNVQDLNEAFPNGGDVTVKDLVSAGLVRPKQPVKVLGTGDLTVKVNVTATKFSKSAVEKIEAAGGAVTQA